In Gavia stellata isolate bGavSte3 chromosome 28, bGavSte3.hap2, whole genome shotgun sequence, a single genomic region encodes these proteins:
- the LSM12 gene encoding protein LSM12 isoform X1, which produces MAAPGEYFSVGSQVSCRTCQEQRLQGEVVAFDYPSKMLALKCPSSSGKPNHADILLVNLQYVSEVEIINDRTETPPPLASLNVSKLANKARTEKEEKMSQAYAISAGVSLEGQQLFQTIHKTIKDCKWQEKNIVVMEEVVIAPPYQVENCKGKEGSALSHVRKIVEKHFRDVESQKVMQRSQAQQTQKETSLSS; this is translated from the exons ATGGCGGCGCCGGGCGAGTACTTCAGCGTGGGCAGCCAGGTGTCGTGCCGCACCTGCCAGGAGCAGCGCCTGCAGGGCGAGGTCGTCGCCTTCGACTACCCCAGCAAGATGCTGGCGCTCA aatGCCCCTCTTCCAGTGGAAAGCCTAATCACGCAGATATCCTGCTTGTAAACTTACAGTATGTTTCAGAAGTGGAAATAATTAATGACCGCACGGAAACGCCTCCTCCTTTAGCTTCACTCAATGTTAGCAAG CTTGCCAACAAAGCGCGGacggagaaggaagagaagatgaGCCAGGCGTATGCAATTAGTGCTGGTGTCTCTCTGGAGgggcagcagctcttccagaCTATACATAAGAC cattAAAGACTGTAAATGGCAGGAGAAGAACATAGTTGTGATGGAAGAAGTCGTTATCGCCCCTCCCTATCAAGTGGAAAACTGTAAAGGCAAAGAGGGAAGCGCGCTGAGTCACGTACGCAAAATA GTGGAGAAACATTTTCGAGACGTGGAAAGCCAAAAGGTAATGCAGCGTTCACAAGCACAGCAGACACAGAAGGAGACCTCCCTCTCGTCCTGA
- the LOC132319548 gene encoding peptide YY-like, translated as MVTSPRPWRVLVAVGLCVLLCLDTLAAAYPPKPESPGDDASPEEMAKYFSALRHYINLVTRQRYGKRASPEAVVSELLLRASSDRSRYDDDSAW; from the exons ATGGTGACGTCCCCGAGGCCGTGGCGCGTGCTGGTGGCCGTGGGCCTCTGCGTCCTGCTGTGCCTGGACACGCTGGCGGCCGCCTACCCCCCCAAGCCGGAGAGCCCCGGGGACGACGCCTCCCCCGAGGAGATGGCCAAGTACTTCTCGGCCCTTCGCCACTACATCAACCTGGTGACGCGGCAGAG GTACGGCAAACGCGCCAGCCCTGAGGCCGTGGTGTCggagctgctgctcagggccagcAGTGACAGGTCACG GTATGACGATGACTCCGCGTGGTGa
- the LSM12 gene encoding protein LSM12 isoform X2 — MAAPGEYFSVGSQVSCRTCQEQRLQGELANKARTEKEEKMSQAYAISAGVSLEGQQLFQTIHKTIKDCKWQEKNIVVMEEVVIAPPYQVENCKGKEGSALSHVRKIVEKHFRDVESQKVMQRSQAQQTQKETSLSS, encoded by the exons ATGGCGGCGCCGGGCGAGTACTTCAGCGTGGGCAGCCAGGTGTCGTGCCGCACCTGCCAGGAGCAGCGCCTGCAGGGCGAG CTTGCCAACAAAGCGCGGacggagaaggaagagaagatgaGCCAGGCGTATGCAATTAGTGCTGGTGTCTCTCTGGAGgggcagcagctcttccagaCTATACATAAGAC cattAAAGACTGTAAATGGCAGGAGAAGAACATAGTTGTGATGGAAGAAGTCGTTATCGCCCCTCCCTATCAAGTGGAAAACTGTAAAGGCAAAGAGGGAAGCGCGCTGAGTCACGTACGCAAAATA GTGGAGAAACATTTTCGAGACGTGGAAAGCCAAAAGGTAATGCAGCGTTCACAAGCACAGCAGACACAGAAGGAGACCTCCCTCTCGTCCTGA
- the G6PC3 gene encoding glucose-6-phosphatase 3 gives MDALHTAGIRFAEALQSGPPWLEKFWVSVTSLADPKCIFTVCFPLAYFLDRKVGVSVLWIGLVSEWLNVVLKWFLFGERPFWWVHESGLTSKELVMLRQFPVSCETGPGSPSGHCMITGAALWPLVTALTALASKHSRSLAAKLSPFGAYALLLLSVGLSRVFVLAHFPHQVVGGILAGAALGWGLQSRTPAARTLGFFVTTALALLLSSLALHSLVIAAGIDIDWSIGLATKWCSDPAWLRLDTRPFASVCRDAGSALGLGLAAGFPLHRGQRLGPWQRVAGATLALVVVQGLHRLLQPTDATLWYGTSFLKYAAGPWLVASLVPWLVLFLARPWGSPHAE, from the exons ATGGATGCCCTGCACACTGCCGGGATCCGCTTCGCAGAGGCTCTGCAGTCCGGGCCGCCCTGGCTGGAAAAGTTCTGGGTCTCAGTGACCTCCCTGGCTGATCCCAAATGCATCTTCACCGTCTGTTTCCCTCTCGCCTATTTTCTCGACCGCAAGGTGGGGGTGTCGGTGCTGTGGATCGGCCTGGTGTCAGAGTGGCTCAATGTGGTCCTCAAAtg GTTCTTATTTGGGGAGCGCCCGTTCTGGTGGGTCCATGAGTCGGGGCTCACCAGCAAGGAGCTGGTCATGCTGCGCCAGTTTCCTGTCTCCTGCGAAACGGGACCGG GGAGCCCCTCCGGCCACTGCATGATCACGGGGGCAGCCCTCTGGCCACTCGTCACTGCTCTGACAGCGCTAGCGTCCAAACATTCCAGGAG cCTGGCAGCGAAGCTGAGCCCCTTCGGTGCCTAcgccctgctcctgctgtctGTGGGGCTCTCGCGGGTCTTTGTCCTGGCCCACTTCCCCCATCAGGTAGTCGGCGGCATCCTGGCGg gggcagccctgggctgggggctgcagtcTCGCACCCCGGCCGCCCGCACCTTGGGCTTCTTCGTGACCACCGCGCTGGCCCTGCTGCTCAGCTCCCTCGCCCTGCACAGCCTGGTCATCGCCGCCGGCATTGACATCGACTG GTCCATTGGCCTGGCCACCAAATGGTGCTCGGACCCCGCCTGGCTCCGCCTCGACACCCGGCCCTTCGCCTCCGTCTGCCGCGACGCTGGCAGcgccctggggctggggctggccgcCGGCTTCCCCCTGCACCGGGGGCAGCGGTTGGGTCCCTGGCAGCGCGTGGCCGGTGCCACGCTGGCCTTGGTGGTCGTGCAGGGCCTGCACCGGCTCCTCCAGCCCACGGACGCGACCCTGTGGTACGGCACCAGCTTCCTCAAGTACGCCGCCGGGCCCTGGCTGGTGGCATCTCTCGTGCCCTGGCTCGTCCTCTTCCTCGCTCGCCCGTGGGGCTCCCCCCACGCCGAGTAG
- the TMEM101 gene encoding transmembrane protein 101, producing MAAGRGWRRRALRLLTAGGGVLLTRFPFWHCFSGLLLCAERADGRRKPDIPVPYLYVDMGVAVLCASFMSFGVKRRWFALGAALQLAVATYAAHVGGHVHYGDWLKVRMYSRTIAIIGGFLILASGAGELYRQKPRSRSLQSTGQVFLGIYLICQAYSLQHSKEDRLAYLNHLLGGELALQLLFILYGLLALAFLSGYYVRAAAQVLAVLLPLAILLIDGNIGYWHDSRRVEFWNQMKLIGQNVGIFGAVVILATDG from the exons ATGGCGGCGGGCcgcggctggcggcggcgggcgctgcgGCTGCTGACGGCGGGCGGCGGTGTCCTGCTGACCCGCTTCCCCTTCTGGCACTGCTTCAGCGGGCTGCTGCTCTGCGCTGAGCGCGCCGACGGCCGGCG gAAGCCGGACATCCCCGTCCCCTACCTGTACGTGGACATGGGGGTGGCCGTGCTCTGCGCCAGCTTCATGTCCTTCGGGGTGAAGCGCCGCTGGTTCGCCCTGGGGGCCGCCCTGCAGCTCGCCGTGGCCACCTACGCCGCCCACGTCGGTGGCCACGTCCACTATGGCGACTGGCTGAAG GTGCGGATGTACTCCCGGACCATCGCCATCATCGGCGGCTTCCTCATCCTGGCCAGCGGCGCGGGCGAGCTCTACCGCCAGAAGCCGCGCAGCCGCTCGCTGCAGTCCACGGGGCAGGTCTTCCTCGGCATCTACCTCATCTGCCAG GCCTACTCCCTGCAGCACAGCAAGGAGGACCGCCTGGCTTACCTGAACCACCTCCTGGGGGGCGAGCTCGCCCTCCAGCTCCTCTTCATCCTCTACGGCCTCCTGGCCCTCGCCTTCCTCTCCGGCTACTACGTGCGGGCGGCGGCGCAGGTGCTGGCGGTGCTGCTGCCCCTCGCCATCCTCCTCATCGACGGCAATATCGGCTACTGGCACGACTCGCGCCGGGTCGAGTTCTGGAATCAGATGAAACTCATCGGCCAAAACGTCGGCATTTTCGGAGCCGTCGTCATCCTGGCCACTGACGGCTGA